From Oscillatoria sp. FACHB-1407, a single genomic window includes:
- the gorA gene encoding glutathione-disulfide reductase codes for MPFDFDLLVIGAGSGGLAAAERAATYGAKVAIAEHAKPGGACVNYGCIPEKLLDFAASFKRLNQVATSYGWQASESTFDWSHFVAAKEHHIEHLNELHAKHLKDAGVQFIHGHAHFLDAHTVEVDNTVVTAEKVLIAVGAKPSKPDIPGVEHSITWHELYRLPTLPRSLAIFGGDPIGVKISGSMNALGCHVTQIIAEDRILSALDGEIAEVIQETLTQQGVKLVTQTRVKQIEKNGDGYHLELAGDTSSFASLEVDAVLMDAPRQPNLDNLTLSKAGIQLTASGAIRVDEFSRTSHTNIFAIGDCTERIPLTPSAIAQGRAFADTEFGVHPQKASLSYVPISLASHPEAATVGQSEAEARGRFGEAVHCYRSRFRPLLYCLMGGEERTFVKVVVNTQDSDRVLGIHMVGTGAVEIIQSLAVALRLGLTKSDLDRAIGIHPSSGEEIFSL; via the coding sequence ATGCCTTTTGACTTTGATCTGCTTGTGATTGGAGCAGGCTCAGGAGGGTTAGCCGCCGCAGAACGAGCAGCAACTTATGGAGCCAAGGTGGCGATCGCAGAACATGCAAAACCGGGTGGAGCTTGTGTCAATTATGGGTGCATTCCAGAGAAATTATTAGACTTTGCAGCGAGTTTCAAACGACTAAACCAGGTAGCAACCAGTTATGGTTGGCAAGCGAGTGAATCAACATTTGATTGGAGTCATTTTGTAGCGGCAAAAGAGCATCACATTGAGCATCTCAATGAGTTACATGCAAAGCATCTTAAAGATGCGGGGGTGCAGTTTATACACGGTCATGCTCATTTTTTAGATGCGCACACGGTAGAAGTTGACAACACAGTCGTAACAGCTGAAAAGGTTTTAATTGCGGTCGGTGCAAAGCCATCAAAACCGGATATCCCCGGCGTAGAGCACTCGATAACCTGGCATGAACTTTATCGATTGCCGACATTGCCGCGATCGCTTGCCATCTTTGGGGGCGATCCGATCGGGGTTAAGATCTCTGGCAGTATGAATGCGTTGGGTTGCCATGTCACTCAAATTATTGCTGAAGACCGCATTTTGAGTGCTCTGGATGGTGAAATTGCGGAAGTTATTCAGGAAACGTTAACTCAGCAGGGAGTCAAGCTTGTCACCCAGACGCGGGTAAAACAAATTGAGAAGAATGGTGACGGGTATCATCTGGAGTTGGCAGGTGACACCTCATCATTTGCCTCTTTAGAGGTTGATGCGGTGTTAATGGATGCCCCCCGTCAGCCCAATCTAGACAACTTGACTTTGAGTAAAGCTGGTATTCAACTGACTGCATCGGGAGCGATTCGAGTCGATGAATTTAGCCGCACCAGTCACACCAATATTTTTGCGATCGGAGATTGCACCGAACGGATTCCCTTAACGCCAAGTGCGATCGCTCAGGGGCGAGCGTTTGCCGATACTGAGTTTGGCGTACATCCGCAAAAGGCGAGCTTAAGTTATGTCCCCATCTCCCTTGCGTCTCATCCAGAAGCCGCAACCGTTGGGCAATCTGAAGCAGAAGCCAGAGGGCGATTTGGAGAGGCAGTGCATTGTTACCGGAGCCGCTTTCGTCCCTTACTGTATTGCCTGATGGGAGGAGAGGAGCGGACGTTTGTAAAGGTTGTGGTGAATACGCAAGATTCCGACCGCGTGCTGGGCATTCACATGGTCGGAACCGGAGCCGTAGAAATTATTCAATCGCTTGCAGTTGCATTGCGATTGGGACTAACCAAGTCTGATCTGGATAGGGCGATCGGCATTCACCCCTCCAGTGGGGAAGAGATTTTTTCATTGTAG
- a CDS encoding HPF/RaiA family ribosome-associated protein gives MQVALEITYRDVDKTPAIESLVQEKVAKLERLCNYINSCQIALEKIHDRPKHGSPYRVRIDITVPPNHELVADSNPGDRIQYAELDTVIRDAFSKVERQLKELTEKQRESEKTKGVAAQDTVALVTRLFPEAGYGFIKRIDDGEDIYFHRNSVLHDNFDRLEVGTGVRFEAEEGDKGLQATSVQIVNKPGVSVGKADEELIEPPLGWQER, from the coding sequence ATGCAAGTAGCACTGGAAATTACTTATCGCGATGTGGATAAAACACCAGCGATCGAGTCTCTAGTACAAGAAAAAGTTGCCAAATTAGAGCGGTTGTGTAACTACATCAACAGTTGTCAAATTGCTCTCGAAAAGATACACGATCGCCCCAAGCATGGTTCTCCCTATCGTGTACGGATTGACATCACTGTGCCCCCAAATCACGAGTTAGTGGCAGATAGTAACCCAGGCGATCGCATCCAGTATGCGGAGTTAGATACTGTGATTCGAGATGCCTTTAGCAAAGTTGAACGGCAATTGAAAGAGCTAACTGAGAAACAACGCGAAAGCGAAAAAACAAAAGGTGTGGCGGCTCAAGACACCGTTGCTCTCGTGACAAGGCTCTTTCCTGAAGCAGGATATGGTTTTATTAAACGGATAGACGATGGGGAAGACATTTACTTCCATCGTAATAGCGTATTGCACGACAATTTTGATCGGCTTGAAGTCGGCACAGGAGTTCGGTTTGAAGCCGAAGAAGGAGATAAGGGCTTGCAAGCTACCAGTGTTCAGATTGTGAATAAACCGGGTGTGAGTGTTGGCAAAGCCGATGAAGAGTTGATTGAACCTCCCTTGGGATGGCAGGAGCGTTAG
- a CDS encoding S8 family serine peptidase, giving the protein MALPTDPYFQYQWYVYNTGQGDRTPGIDLNLVDSDPNNFDVWDEYTGQGITVSVVDDGIPLDHPDLSSNYSSVVPLFPDYNYARLGSPLTRDDAHGTSVAGIIAAARNGIGTVGVAYNAKITSYNSISSSFRAIGVVAALARQKAFDVSNNSWAYDNPFSDNPRYFPLGRQTIATLRDATTTGRNGLGTVLIFAAGNEFKRGFDVDSYTTNSSRFGIAVSAINGRGRAADYSSAGSSLLISAFAEGDEPTRGQDGFNIVTTDRPGNQGYNPGNPRSPILGVERSSFAGTDPNYTGEFSGTSAAAPQISGVVALMLQANPNLGYRDVQEILAYSARQNFPEQVRWQFNGAKNWNGGGLHVNDNYGFGFVDAHAAVRLAETWQLRSTAANETFLTSVRRFRRRGKDIPDSRRQFLEATLPVAEGLLINHAELDIQVNHSAIEDLLIELVSPAGTRSLVFDGSQLSKRRATLTVGGESVPFSRLRRNPELALELGDRASFRLGKFYQKGLNYVFTSTFHWGETSGGTWRVRVFDSGRLGKGNLVSARVNLYGDAITASDTYVYTEEFARFTDAATANRRVLTDTNGGVDTINAAALRSDLTLNLESGQSSTLAGNTLQITAGTVIENAIAGDGRDIVTGNAVDNQLQGGRNDDTLIGGGGNDVLLGGNQADTLIGCGAERGIATIDRLTGGSGADLFVLGDGIAVFYGDAVGAGAGLADYAVITDFAADADRIQLYGNASLYSLGASPIATETGTAIYLNRVTSPDLVAVIRGVNPTDLNLAASYFSYV; this is encoded by the coding sequence ATGGCTTTACCAACCGATCCTTACTTCCAGTACCAGTGGTATGTTTACAACACAGGTCAAGGTGATCGAACTCCAGGGATTGACTTGAATCTGGTTGATAGTGACCCCAATAATTTTGACGTTTGGGATGAATACACTGGACAGGGTATTACTGTTAGCGTTGTTGATGATGGGATTCCCCTCGACCACCCTGACTTAAGTTCTAATTACAGCAGCGTTGTTCCTCTGTTCCCTGACTACAATTACGCTCGACTGGGTAGCCCTCTGACGCGAGATGACGCTCACGGCACGTCTGTCGCTGGCATTATTGCAGCAGCCCGTAACGGCATCGGCACGGTCGGCGTTGCTTACAATGCAAAAATTACCAGCTATAACTCAATTTCATCTTCATTTCGTGCCATTGGAGTAGTCGCTGCACTGGCACGCCAGAAAGCGTTTGATGTATCCAATAACAGTTGGGCATACGATAATCCTTTTTCTGACAATCCCCGCTATTTCCCACTGGGTCGGCAGACGATCGCCACTTTAAGGGATGCCACCACAACCGGACGCAATGGACTGGGCACCGTTTTGATCTTTGCCGCAGGGAATGAATTCAAACGGGGGTTTGATGTCGATTCCTATACAACAAATTCCTCTCGATTTGGCATTGCCGTCTCTGCTATTAACGGACGTGGGCGAGCCGCAGACTATAGTTCAGCCGGGTCGTCGTTGCTGATTTCTGCCTTTGCCGAAGGAGACGAGCCAACTCGCGGACAGGATGGGTTTAACATCGTCACAACGGATCGACCGGGCAATCAGGGCTACAACCCCGGCAATCCTCGAAGCCCTATCCTGGGTGTAGAGCGCAGCAGTTTTGCGGGTACAGATCCAAACTACACCGGGGAGTTTAGCGGCACCTCAGCGGCAGCACCACAGATCTCTGGAGTAGTTGCCCTGATGCTGCAAGCTAACCCTAACCTGGGTTATCGAGATGTCCAGGAAATTTTGGCGTATTCAGCAAGGCAAAATTTTCCAGAGCAGGTACGATGGCAGTTCAATGGGGCTAAGAACTGGAATGGTGGCGGGCTACACGTCAATGACAACTATGGTTTTGGATTTGTAGATGCTCATGCTGCCGTTCGTCTGGCGGAAACCTGGCAGTTGCGAAGTACCGCTGCCAATGAAACCTTCCTGACTTCAGTGAGACGATTCCGGCGACGCGGCAAAGATATTCCCGATTCTCGGCGGCAATTCCTGGAGGCAACGTTGCCCGTTGCCGAGGGACTGTTGATCAACCATGCAGAATTAGACATTCAGGTAAACCACAGTGCGATCGAAGATTTGCTGATTGAGTTGGTTTCCCCTGCTGGAACTCGGAGTTTGGTGTTTGACGGGTCACAACTATCGAAACGACGAGCAACCTTGACGGTGGGCGGTGAGTCCGTTCCGTTTTCTCGACTGCGAAGAAACCCTGAACTGGCGTTAGAATTGGGCGATCGCGCCTCGTTTCGCCTGGGTAAGTTCTACCAGAAGGGCTTAAATTATGTCTTTACCAGCACGTTTCACTGGGGTGAGACAAGCGGTGGCACCTGGAGAGTCCGGGTGTTTGACAGTGGCAGATTGGGCAAAGGAAATCTGGTATCTGCACGGGTAAATTTGTATGGGGATGCCATTACCGCCTCAGACACTTACGTTTACACTGAGGAATTTGCCCGATTTACCGATGCAGCAACCGCCAACCGTCGAGTTTTGACAGATACCAATGGTGGCGTCGATACGATTAATGCGGCTGCGTTGCGGTCAGATCTCACCCTCAATTTAGAATCGGGACAGTCCAGTACTCTGGCAGGAAACACGCTCCAGATCACCGCAGGAACCGTGATCGAAAATGCGATCGCGGGTGATGGCAGAGATATAGTCACAGGCAATGCAGTTGACAACCAGTTGCAGGGAGGACGCAACGATGACACGCTGATTGGCGGTGGCGGTAACGACGTTTTGTTGGGTGGCAATCAGGCAGACACACTCATTGGATGTGGGGCAGAACGAGGAATTGCCACGATTGACAGGCTGACCGGAGGGTCGGGTGCTGACCTGTTTGTGTTGGGCGATGGCATAGCCGTGTTTTACGGAGATGCGGTGGGTGCGGGAGCAGGTCTGGCAGATTATGCTGTCATTACCGACTTTGCGGCGGATGCTGACCGAATCCAACTCTATGGGAATGCCAGTTTGTATAGCCTGGGAGCTTCCCCGATCGCCACTGAAACGGGCACAGCCATTTATTTGAATCGAGTCACCAGTCCCGATTTGGTTGCGGTGATTCGCGGCGTGAATCCTACCGATCTGAATCTGGCTGCCAGCTATTTCAGCTATGTGTAG
- a CDS encoding SAM-dependent methyltransferase, which produces MKDSVSYTALIMAAKRAIESTRPDRLFDDPFAAQLAGEEVDILIQQWASMGKELEFAKIAYTRYVAVRTRFFDEFVLSASAEAQQLVILGAGMDTRAFRLPWATEMQIYEVDRPEIMTYKESILKDAPLSCQRQSIALDLTDDWVDALCCQGYQCDRPSIWLLEGLLMYLPEATVHPLLQTIAALTTPGSRLGVDLISVRSLECALRSQGRVRRHWQFATNEPEQLLAQYGWAATVVEPGDPTADFGRCPDPPLPRHIPGKRRSFLATARKR; this is translated from the coding sequence ATGAAGGATTCGGTTTCCTATACTGCTCTGATCATGGCAGCCAAACGAGCGATCGAAAGTACCCGACCCGATCGCCTGTTTGATGATCCCTTTGCGGCGCAACTGGCAGGCGAGGAAGTCGATATCTTGATCCAGCAGTGGGCGAGTATGGGCAAAGAATTGGAATTTGCCAAAATTGCCTACACTCGCTATGTCGCCGTTCGCACTCGATTTTTTGATGAGTTTGTTTTGTCAGCGTCGGCAGAGGCACAGCAACTCGTAATTTTAGGAGCGGGGATGGATACTCGCGCCTTTCGGTTGCCCTGGGCAACGGAGATGCAGATCTATGAGGTCGATCGCCCTGAGATTATGACGTACAAAGAATCCATTTTGAAAGATGCGCCATTGAGTTGTCAGCGGCAGAGCATTGCCCTTGACCTTACCGACGACTGGGTGGATGCATTGTGTTGTCAGGGTTACCAGTGCGATCGCCCCTCCATCTGGCTGTTAGAAGGATTACTGATGTATCTTCCAGAAGCCACTGTGCATCCTCTCCTGCAAACTATTGCTGCCTTAACCACACCAGGGAGTCGGTTAGGAGTTGATCTGATCAGTGTGCGATCGCTAGAGTGTGCATTGCGGAGTCAAGGCAGGGTGAGACGGCACTGGCAATTTGCGACCAACGAGCCAGAGCAATTACTCGCCCAATATGGCTGGGCTGCAACGGTGGTGGAACCCGGTGATCCAACCGCAGACTTTGGTCGGTGTCCTGACCCACCGTTACCCCGTCACATCCCCGGAAAGCGGCGATCGTTCTTGGCGACGGCTCGAAAACGGTAG
- a CDS encoding leucine-rich repeat domain-containing protein encodes MPTLLEIIDRAVATNATTLDLSGMNLTELPPEIGKLTHLKTLILGRQGYDEGSRSEKLTNNLTTLPPEIGNLTQLERLKIWNNCLIKLPPEIGQLQNLKWLDLSENRLKALPPEIGELKKLGLLNLSNNQLNQLPVEIAQLQNLRSLNLGDNQLTELPPQFSQLVNLRSLNLWNNQLTELPPQFSQLVNLRSLNLWNNQLTELPPQFSQLVNLRSLNLSGNELTELPPQFSQLVNLRLLNFWNNQLTELPPQFSQLVNLRSLNLGGNQLTELPPQFSQLVNLRSLDLWNNQLTELPPQFLQLVNLRSLDLWSNQLTELPPQFLQLVNLRSLNLWNNQLTELPPQFSQLVNLRSLDLWNNQLTELPPQFSQLVNLRFLNLWNNQLTELPPQFSQLVNLRSLNLGSNQLTELPPQFSQLVNLRSLNLSSNQLTELPPQFSQLVNLRSLNLSGKELTKLPSHISQLVNLRSLDLWNNQLTELPPKFSQLVNLRSLFFRGSQLTELPPQFSQLVNLRSLDLSSNELSQLPPEITQLQNLQSLDLSSNELSQLPPEITQLQNLRSLDLSSNQFNTLPIQVIQLVNLEELNLQNNQLSQLPSEIQQLVRLNKLDLRGNPLPIPPEILGPENKYANPGDVHEILEFYFRVQDPNESELLYEAKFLIVGEGGAGKTSLAKKIEKESYELKPEEKSTEGIEVIRWNFPLPNGHEFRVNIWDFGGQEIYHQTHQFFLTERSLYALVADTRQDNTDFYYWLKVIELLSDNSPVFIIKNEKQDRQCVVNERQLRGEFTNLKEVLATNLATKRGLTEIKDAIQQYISKLPHVGTPLPKLWVRVRLAIENDSRNTLSLPEYYELCRINRLTDQTDMLRLSRYLHDLGVCLHFQDDPVLKYTVILKPEWGTTAVYKVLDNDTVIKNLGCFTQDDLKEIWQDSKYADKRDELLRLMMRFKLCYEIPGRSNVYIAPQLLTIDQPDYAWDDFNNLTLRYEYEFMPKGILTRLIVEMHPWIEEQKLVWRSGVVLLKDQTRAEVVEHYSQREIRVKVSGSRKKELLAVVTHEIDKIHQSFERLKFRKLIPCNCDVCKGNPKPYCYDFERLKQFLDRRQYQIMCYESGQDVEVRQLIDDVLLPSEFLTSPLNPPQVGDFGEPVPPKVGGLGGLGELGGRVQNPLQQDLDREREAILARATQLQKPISKPMRDLVFISYSHKDKKWFEDLKQHLEPLVREQNLKLWDDTQIKPGAVWFDEIQKALAATKVAVLLVTPGFLASDFIAKNELPPLLDAVKAEGVQILWIPVRASNYEATAIEKYQAAHPTDKPLSGISTARRDRAWVEICQKIKAAANGA; translated from the coding sequence ATGCCTACTCTGCTAGAGATCATCGATCGCGCCGTCGCCACCAACGCCACCACCCTCGACCTCTCTGGCATGAACCTCACCGAGTTGCCTCCAGAGATTGGCAAACTCACCCATCTCAAAACCCTGATCTTGGGTCGGCAAGGCTACGACGAAGGCAGTCGCTCTGAAAAGTTAACCAATAACCTCACCACCCTACCTCCAGAGATTGGCAATTTAACCCAACTAGAGCGACTAAAAATCTGGAACAATTGCCTCATCAAGTTGCCCCCCGAAATTGGGCAATTGCAAAACCTGAAATGGCTCGACCTCAGTGAGAATCGCCTCAAAGCTCTGCCTCCTGAGATCGGGGAACTCAAAAAACTGGGACTGCTCAACCTCAGTAACAACCAGTTGAACCAATTGCCTGTTGAAATTGCTCAATTGCAAAACTTGCGATCGCTCAATCTCGGTGACAACCAATTAACCGAACTTCCCCCACAATTCTCGCAACTAGTTAATCTGCGATCGCTCAATCTCTGGAACAATCAACTAACCGAACTTCCCCCACAATTCTCGCAACTAGTTAATCTGCGATCGCTCAATCTCTGGAACAATCAATTAACTGAACTTCCCCCACAATTCTCGCAACTAGTTAATCTGCGATCACTCAATCTCAGTGGCAACGAACTAACCGAACTTCCCCCACAATTCTCGCAACTGGTCAATCTGCGGTTGCTTAATTTCTGGAACAACCAGTTAACTGAGCTTCCCCCACAATTCTCGCAACTAGTTAATCTGCGATCACTCAATCTCGGTGGCAACCAGTTAACTGAGCTTCCCCCACAATTCTCGCAACTAGTTAATCTGCGATCACTCGACCTTTGGAACAATCAATTAACTGAACTTCCCCCACAATTCTTGCAACTAGTCAATCTACGATCACTCGACCTTTGGAGCAACCAATTAACTGAACTTCCCCCACAATTCTTGCAACTAGTCAATCTGCGATCGCTCAATCTCTGGAACAACCAATTAACCGAACTTCCCCCACAATTCTCGCAACTAGTCAATCTGCGATCGCTCGACCTCTGGAACAATCAATTAACTGAACTTCCCCCACAATTCTCGCAACTGGTCAATCTGCGATTCCTCAACCTCTGGAACAATCAATTAACTGAACTTCCCCCACAATTCTCGCAACTGGTCAATCTGCGATCGCTCAACCTCGGTAGCAACCAATTAACTGAACTTCCCCCACAATTCTCGCAGCTGGTCAATCTGCGATCGCTCAACCTCAGTAGCAACCAATTAACTGAACTTCCCCCACAATTCTCGCAACTGGTCAATCTGCGATCGCTTAACCTTAGTGGCAAAGAATTAACCAAACTTCCCTCACACATTTCGCAACTGGTTAATCTGCGATCGCTCGACCTTTGGAACAACCAATTAACTGAACTTCCCCCAAAATTCTCGCAACTGGTCAATCTGCGATCACTCTTCTTCCGTGGTAGCCAATTAACTGAACTTCCCCCGCAATTCTCGCAACTGGTCAATCTGCGATCACTCGACCTCAGTTCCAATGAGTTGAGTCAGTTGCCCCCTGAAATCACTCAACTACAAAACCTGCAATCGCTCGACCTTAGTTCCAATGAGTTGAGTCAGTTACCCCCTGAAATCACTCAACTGCAAAACCTGCGATCGCTCGACCTCAGTAGCAATCAATTCAACACATTACCGATACAGGTCATTCAACTCGTCAATCTTGAGGAGTTGAATCTTCAAAATAATCAATTGAGTCAGTTACCCTCTGAGATTCAACAGTTAGTGCGTCTTAACAAACTTGATTTGCGCGGTAATCCTCTCCCGATTCCACCAGAGATTTTAGGACCTGAAAATAAGTATGCAAATCCAGGGGATGTGCATGAGATTTTAGAGTTTTACTTTCGGGTGCAAGACCCCAATGAATCGGAGTTGCTCTATGAGGCAAAGTTTTTGATTGTGGGAGAAGGGGGAGCAGGCAAGACTTCACTCGCCAAGAAGATTGAGAAGGAGAGTTATGAACTGAAACCGGAGGAGAAATCTACCGAAGGGATTGAGGTAATTCGCTGGAATTTTCCCTTACCCAATGGGCATGAGTTTCGTGTCAACATCTGGGATTTTGGCGGACAGGAGATCTATCACCAGACCCATCAGTTTTTTCTCACCGAGCGTTCGCTCTATGCACTAGTTGCTGACACCCGCCAAGACAACACTGACTTTTATTATTGGCTCAAGGTGATTGAGTTATTGAGCGACAATAGCCCGGTTTTCATCATCAAAAACGAAAAGCAAGACCGTCAATGTGTGGTGAATGAGCGGCAATTGCGGGGCGAGTTCACAAACTTGAAAGAGGTGTTAGCCACTAATTTAGCCACCAAACGGGGATTAACTGAAATCAAAGATGCCATTCAGCAATACATTAGCAAACTGCCCCACGTCGGTACACCCCTACCTAAGCTGTGGGTGCGAGTCCGTCTGGCGATTGAAAATGACTCGCGTAATACCTTGAGCCTCCCGGAATATTATGAGCTTTGCCGCATCAATCGTCTCACCGACCAGACCGATATGTTGCGGCTCAGTCGCTATCTGCATGACCTGGGCGTGTGTCTCCACTTTCAAGATGACCCCGTGTTGAAATACACCGTCATCCTCAAACCGGAATGGGGCACAACGGCAGTTTACAAGGTGTTGGATAACGACACGGTAATTAAGAATTTGGGTTGTTTTACACAGGACGACCTGAAGGAGATCTGGCAAGACTCAAAGTATGCCGACAAGCGGGATGAGTTGCTGCGGTTAATGATGCGCTTCAAGCTTTGCTACGAGATTCCCGGTCGTTCTAACGTTTACATTGCCCCGCAACTCCTCACGATTGATCAACCTGACTATGCCTGGGATGACTTCAATAACCTGACCCTACGCTATGAGTATGAGTTTATGCCCAAGGGCATCTTGACTCGGTTAATTGTGGAGATGCACCCCTGGATTGAGGAGCAAAAGCTGGTTTGGCGCAGTGGAGTAGTATTGCTCAAAGATCAAACTCGTGCTGAAGTTGTGGAGCATTATAGTCAACGCGAGATTCGGGTGAAGGTGTCGGGCAGTCGTAAGAAGGAGTTATTGGCAGTTGTCACCCATGAGATCGATAAGATTCACCAGTCGTTTGAGCGATTGAAGTTTCGCAAACTGATTCCTTGCAACTGTGATGTTTGCAAGGGAAATCCAAAACCTTATTGCTATGATTTTGAACGACTCAAGCAGTTTCTCGATCGGCGACAATATCAGATCATGTGTTACGAGAGTGGTCAGGATGTCGAAGTTCGACAATTGATTGATGATGTGTTGTTGCCATCTGAGTTTCTGACAAGCCCCCTAAATCCCCCACAAGTGGGGGACTTTGGTGAGCCTGTTCCCCCCAAAGTTGGGGGGCTAGGGGGGCTAGGGGAGCTAGGGGGGCGAGTACAAAATCCGTTGCAACAAGACCTCGATCGCGAAAGAGAAGCCATCCTGGCTCGTGCGACTCAACTCCAAAAACCAATATCTAAACCGATGAGAGATTTAGTCTTCATTAGCTATAGCCATAAAGACAAAAAGTGGTTTGAGGATCTCAAACAGCATTTAGAACCACTCGTCCGCGAACAAAACCTGAAGCTTTGGGACGACACACAAATCAAACCGGGTGCGGTCTGGTTCGATGAAATTCAGAAAGCGTTAGCCGCAACCAAAGTAGCCGTCTTACTGGTTACACCTGGATTTCTTGCCTCTGATTTTATCGCTAAAAACGAATTGCCTCCCCTATTGGATGCGGTTAAAGCCGAAGGGGTACAGATTCTCTGGATTCCAGTACGAGCTAGCAACTATGAAGCAACAGCGATCGAGAAATATCAGGCAGCCCATCCCACCGATAAACCATTAAGTGGCATCTCAACAGCAAGACGCGATCGCGCCTGGGTTGAGATTTGCCAGAAGATCAAAGCTGCTGCCAATGGAGCATAG
- a CDS encoding metallothionein yields MTTVTQMKCACPDCLCIVSLTDAVMKDEKAYCSDACASGHTQGAGCGHTGCGCHS; encoded by the coding sequence ATGACTACTGTTACTCAAATGAAATGTGCTTGTCCTGACTGCTTGTGCATCGTTTCACTGACCGATGCTGTCATGAAAGACGAAAAAGCGTATTGCAGTGATGCTTGTGCAAGTGGACACACTCAAGGAGCAGGTTGCGGTCATACTGGATGTGGTTGCCATTCTTAA
- a CDS encoding ArsR/SmtB family transcription factor, with protein MLDKSADHTSVADDGEDLCCDVPHLDHSVHADLLQQEPLTSEKAQRMAEFLGFLADPNRLRILSILAKQELCVGDLAATLGMNESAVSHQLRTLRAIRLVSSRKQGRHVFYRLQDHHVLSFYQAVVEHLDED; from the coding sequence ATGCTCGATAAATCTGCTGACCATACTTCTGTAGCGGACGATGGGGAAGATCTCTGTTGTGATGTTCCCCATCTCGATCACTCTGTCCATGCTGACCTGTTACAACAGGAGCCGCTCACCAGCGAAAAAGCACAACGCATGGCAGAGTTTCTCGGCTTTTTGGCTGACCCAAATCGCCTGCGGATTCTCTCAATTCTGGCAAAGCAAGAATTGTGCGTGGGTGATCTGGCAGCAACACTGGGCATGAATGAATCTGCCGTATCTCATCAACTGCGAACCTTACGTGCGATTCGACTTGTCAGTTCGCGTAAGCAGGGGCGACATGTCTTTTATCGGCTTCAAGATCATCATGTGCTCAGCTTTTATCAAGCCGTTGTAGAGCACTTGGATGAAGACTAA
- a CDS encoding cytochrome c oxidase subunit 3, whose translation MQDSILNSPQSIHTAQAIAHHEEHPDLRVWGLIAFLASESLMFGGLFATYLLLRGSAAEWPPEGTEVELLVPTINTIILVSSSFVIHLGDSAIKKNNVQGLRFWYIVTALMGTVFLAGQVYEYLTLGYGLTTNIFSNCFYLMTGFHGLHVFVGLLLILGVLWRSRRSGHYSNTKHIGVEMAEIYWHFVDIIWIVLFTLLYILTTI comes from the coding sequence ATGCAAGATTCAATCTTAAACTCGCCTCAATCCATTCACACCGCCCAAGCGATCGCCCACCATGAAGAACACCCTGACCTGCGTGTTTGGGGACTCATCGCGTTTCTCGCTTCAGAATCGCTCATGTTTGGAGGTTTATTTGCAACCTATCTGCTGTTGCGTGGATCGGCAGCAGAATGGCCTCCCGAAGGAACCGAAGTAGAATTGTTAGTTCCTACGATTAACACCATCATTCTGGTGTCAAGTAGTTTTGTGATTCATTTAGGTGACTCTGCTATCAAGAAAAATAATGTGCAGGGGTTGCGGTTTTGGTACATTGTCACTGCTCTCATGGGCACTGTTTTTTTAGCAGGTCAGGTGTATGAATACTTGACGTTGGGCTATGGGCTAACCACTAATATCTTCTCAAATTGCTTCTATTTGATGACTGGATTTCACGGATTGCATGTGTTTGTGGGATTGTTGCTGATTCTCGGTGTGTTGTGGCGATCGCGTCGTTCAGGGCACTACTCCAATACAAAACACATCGGCGTTGAGATGGCAGAGATCTATTGGCACTTTGTAGACATTATTTGGATTGTTTTGTTTACGTTGCTCTATATTCTCACCACCATCTAA